Proteins found in one Neomonachus schauinslandi chromosome 1, ASM220157v2, whole genome shotgun sequence genomic segment:
- the HRH1 gene encoding histamine H1 receptor, whose protein sequence is MTLPNSSRAFEDKMCEGNKTTIANPQLMPLVVVLSAISLVTVGLNLLVLYAVRSERKLHTVGNLYIVSLSVADLIVGAVVMPMNILYLLMSKWSLGQPLCLFWLSMDYVASTASIFSVFILCIDRYRSVQQPLRYLKYRTKTRASATILGAWFLSFLWIIPILGWHRFMSQSSGHREDKCETDFYDVTWFKIMTAIINFYLPTLLMLWFYAKIYKAVRQHCQHRELINGSHPSFSEIKLKSENPKAGAKKPGKESPWEVLKRKSKDASGEPVLKPPSQDPGEMKSPGVFSREEDKEVDRLQCFPLNIVQVQTEAEGSGRSYVVFNQSQSLLGMDEQSLNMHGANEMSEDQILGDSQSFSRTDSDTPTESASGKGKPTSGSSIGLDYIKFTWKRLCSHSKQYVSGLHMNRERKAAKQLGFIMAAFILCWIPYFIFFMVIAFCKYCCNERVHMFTIWLGYINSTLNPLIYPLCNENFKKTFKKILHIRS, encoded by the coding sequence ATGACCCTTCCCAATTCTTCCCGCGCCTTCGAAGACAAGATGTGCGAGGGGAACAAGACCACCATAGCCAACCCCCAACTCATGCCCCTGGTGGTGGTCCTGAGTGCCATCTCCTTGGTCACAGTGGGACTCAACCTGCTGGTCCTATATGCTGTGCGGAGCGAGCGGAAGCTACACACTGTGGGGAACCTGTACATTGTCAGCCTCTCCGTGGCAGACTTGATCGTGGGAGCTGTCGTCATGCCCATGAACATCCTCTACCTCCTCATGTCCAAGTGGTCCCTGGGCCAGCCTCTCTGCCTCTTTTGGCTTTCCATGGACTACGTCGCCAGCACAGCATCCATTTTCAGTGTCTTCATCTTGTGCATTGATCGATACCGCTCTGTCCAGCAGCCCCTCAGATACTTGAAATATCGTACCAAGACCCGAGCATCAGCCACCATCTTGGGGGCCTGGTTTCTCTCCTTCCTGTGGATTATTCCTATTCTGGGATGGCATCGCTTTATGTCACAGTCCTCGGGACACCGGGAAGACAAGTGTGAGACAGACTTCTATGATGTCACCTGGTTCAAGATCATGACTGCCATCATCAACTTCTATCTGCCGACCTTGCTCATGCTCTGGTTCTACGCCAAGATCTACAAGGCTGTACGGCAACACTGCCAGCACCGAGAGCTCATCAATGGATCCCAcccttccttctctgaaattAAGCTGAAGTCAGAGAACCCCAAGGCAGGGGCCAAAAAACCAGGGAAGGAGTCTCCCTGGGAGGTTCTGAAAAGGAAGTCAAAAGATGCCAGTGGTGAGCCTGTCTTGAAGCCACCATCCCAAGACCCAGGGGAGATGAAATCCCCAGGTGTCTTCAGCCGAGAGGAGGACAAAGAAGTGGACAGACTCCAGTGCTTTCCACTTAATATTGTGCAGGTGCAAACTGAGGCAGAGGGGAGTGGCAGGAGTTATGTAGTTTTCAACCAGAgccagagcctgcttgggatggATGAACAGAGCCTGAACATGCATGGGGCCAATGAGATGTCAGAGGATCAGATCCTAGGTGATAGCCAGTCCTTCTCCCGGACAGACTCAGACACCCCCACAGAGTCAGCATCAGGGAAAGGTAAACCTACAAGTGGGTCTAGCATAGGCCTTGATTACATCAAGTTCACTTGGAAGAGGCTCTGCTCACATTCAAAGCAGTATGTGTCTGGGCTGCACATGAACCGAGAACGGAAGGCCGCCAAACAACTGGGTTTTATTATGGCGGCCTTCATCCTTTGCTGGATTCCTTACTTCATCTTCTTCATGGTCATTGCCTTCTGCAAGTACTGTTGCAATGAGCGTGTGCACATGTTCACCATCTGGCTGGGCTATATCAACTCCACGCTGAACCCCCTCATTTACCCCTTGTGCAACGAAAACTTCAAGAAGACATTCAAGAAAATTCTGCACATTCGCTCCTAA